The proteins below come from a single Sulfurovum xiamenensis genomic window:
- a CDS encoding phosphatase PAP2 family protein, translating to MKTKVFTFFFTNKAVIIMNILGFYLFAKITEDVVEKEYILVIDRWIETHINAIQTPLLTKFMVTLTHFNGAIGIFVFSLLMMLFLVYKRWYNDLLFYFFAVLGANIAYIFIKMIVQRVRPSSDILSIATHSFPSGHATMATAMALALYFILAQRVSSLGLRSVIVMACIVWPIIIAFSRVYLDVHWLSDVLAGIGLGVFWVTLIELINRLKKIVG from the coding sequence ATGAAAACTAAAGTATTCACATTTTTTTTTACAAACAAAGCAGTGATCATAATGAATATTCTAGGTTTTTATCTGTTTGCAAAAATTACAGAAGATGTGGTAGAAAAAGAGTATATCCTTGTGATAGATCGATGGATAGAGACCCATATCAATGCTATACAAACTCCATTATTGACTAAGTTTATGGTTACGCTGACCCATTTCAACGGTGCGATAGGTATTTTTGTTTTTTCACTATTGATGATGCTTTTTTTGGTCTATAAGAGATGGTATAACGATCTTTTGTTCTATTTCTTTGCTGTATTAGGTGCAAATATAGCCTATATTTTTATCAAAATGATCGTGCAACGTGTAAGACCGAGTTCAGATATACTTTCGATAGCAACCCACTCTTTCCCCTCAGGGCATGCAACAATGGCAACTGCCATGGCATTGGCTCTTTATTTTATACTTGCTCAAAGAGTCTCTTCTCTGGGTTTACGATCAGTCATAGTGATGGCTTGTATCGTTTGGCCAATTATCATTGCTTTTTCTAGAGTTTATCTGGATGTACATTGGTTGAGTGATGTGCTTGCAGGCATAGGGCTGGGAGTGTTTTGGGTAACGTTGATAGAATTGATAAACAGGCTTAAGAAGATAGTGGGTTAA
- a CDS encoding TetR/AcrR family transcriptional regulator — protein MAIIVNKEEKRRNIALSCRELLLEQGINSLTISQIAKTAGVGKGTIYEYFENKEDIVFEIITTFISDHEKELLALVDTPITTREKLFHFLYFLFENEIAGKHLNVYQEFLAISLSSEPEAMLVFSEECRKKFTMILDLILEAGKASGEIEKTMPISSSSLTLFATGLVVDSRLESCDIKKEIDLFLDMILPSK, from the coding sequence ATGGCAATTATCGTAAATAAGGAAGAAAAGCGTAGGAATATAGCACTTTCATGTAGAGAATTACTCTTGGAACAGGGGATAAATTCACTTACCATATCACAGATCGCAAAAACAGCAGGTGTGGGAAAAGGAACGATCTATGAGTATTTTGAAAACAAGGAAGATATTGTTTTTGAAATCATTACAACTTTTATTTCCGATCATGAAAAAGAGTTATTGGCATTAGTGGACACACCCATCACTACAAGAGAGAAACTGTTTCATTTCCTCTATTTCTTGTTTGAAAATGAGATAGCAGGGAAGCATCTTAATGTGTATCAGGAATTTCTTGCTATTTCACTCTCTAGTGAACCAGAAGCAATGCTGGTTTTCAGTGAAGAGTGCAGAAAGAAATTTACCATGATACTCGATCTGATTTTAGAAGCGGGCAAAGCTTCAGGAGAAATTGAGAAGACTATGCCTATTTCTTCCAGTTCTTTAACTTTGTTTGCTACAGGTTTGGTCGTGGACTCCCGTTTAGAGTCATGTGATATCAAAAAAGAGATAGATCTGTTTTTGGACATGATCTTGCCATCTAAATAA
- a CDS encoding intermembrane transport protein PqiB, translated as MSTQRPTIEESSKFNLITSIWIVPFIAFIIAGWLAYQYFAELGPEIEIVFPENAGLHAGQSQIKYRNVPIGTVKKIVLQEEGEGVTVIARMEKSATPYLNTHAKFWIVKPVVGISGVSGLETLISGTYIDMYSAKGGETKNFFHGLTQAYRYTEDGMYFQLSAPSSYNVKAGTPVYFKNIEAGQVEHVNISLDGQGVEFVVFINKLYVPYVHRSSKFWVTSAVEMSLAHGRLDVNVAPVTHLVQGGIEFSSTGEDASNTVPEKFVFRLYKNANLAEGQVIGKGGDFINTFEILTEDSIAKLKKGALVQYEGYEVGRVKDIRLSYNMQSHKILGQILVDIDLSSFASKHDDVTSCQQKFYQALEEGLSAKISSADPFTGTLFVDLVFDTNTTKRSIIHGEHFVRLPSVPNDTRGIIDGVEKLVASLNKVVDESAEPLQIIVADLQKTVNNLHAMTEAKNFKTMPDEMNKAMKELTTTLRTAKKVLKGYDSNSLLTHQISQTLKEVTETSQEMEEFLKLMNRKPNSLIFGDK; from the coding sequence ATGTCAACACAGCGACCTACAATAGAAGAATCAAGTAAATTCAACCTTATTACCTCCATATGGATCGTGCCATTTATCGCATTTATTATAGCTGGATGGTTGGCCTACCAGTATTTTGCTGAACTCGGACCTGAAATAGAAATTGTTTTTCCAGAAAATGCAGGATTGCATGCAGGACAGAGTCAAATTAAATACAGAAATGTACCTATAGGTACAGTAAAAAAGATCGTATTGCAAGAAGAGGGTGAAGGTGTGACGGTGATCGCAAGAATGGAAAAATCTGCTACCCCGTATCTTAATACCCATGCAAAATTCTGGATCGTTAAGCCTGTAGTAGGTATATCCGGTGTTTCAGGTCTGGAGACATTGATATCCGGAACCTATATCGATATGTATTCTGCCAAAGGCGGAGAAACCAAAAATTTTTTTCATGGTTTGACACAGGCGTATAGGTATACAGAAGATGGTATGTATTTTCAACTTAGTGCACCCTCAAGCTACAATGTCAAAGCAGGTACACCTGTCTATTTTAAAAATATTGAAGCGGGTCAGGTAGAACATGTCAATATCTCTTTGGATGGACAGGGTGTTGAGTTTGTAGTGTTCATCAACAAACTTTATGTACCTTATGTGCACAGAAGTTCCAAGTTCTGGGTCACGAGCGCTGTCGAGATGAGTCTGGCTCACGGTAGGCTTGATGTTAATGTAGCACCTGTGACGCATTTAGTACAAGGAGGTATCGAATTCTCTTCTACGGGAGAAGATGCTTCTAACACGGTACCTGAAAAATTTGTTTTCCGTCTTTACAAAAATGCTAATCTGGCAGAAGGACAGGTGATAGGAAAAGGTGGAGATTTTATCAATACCTTTGAAATTTTGACTGAGGATTCCATCGCTAAACTCAAAAAAGGTGCATTGGTACAGTATGAAGGGTATGAAGTAGGACGTGTAAAAGATATTAGACTTTCCTATAATATGCAGTCACATAAGATACTGGGGCAGATCCTTGTTGATATAGATCTCTCCTCATTTGCTTCAAAGCATGATGATGTAACAAGTTGCCAACAAAAATTCTATCAAGCTTTAGAAGAGGGTTTAAGTGCAAAAATATCTTCTGCAGACCCTTTTACAGGTACACTTTTTGTTGACTTGGTCTTTGATACGAACACTACGAAAAGAAGTATTATACATGGAGAGCATTTTGTACGTCTTCCTTCTGTCCCTAATGATACAAGAGGCATAATCGATGGAGTTGAAAAACTGGTTGCTTCTTTAAATAAAGTGGTTGATGAGAGTGCAGAGCCTTTACAGATAATAGTAGCAGACCTACAAAAGACTGTGAACAATCTCCATGCAATGACAGAGGCAAAAAACTTTAAAACGATGCCAGATGAGATGAATAAAGCCATGAAAGAGTTGACAACAACACTCCGTACAGCTAAAAAAGTACTCAAAGGGTATGACAGTAATTCTCTCTTAACACATCAAATTTCTCAAACACTTAAAGAGGTGACAGAAACATCTCAAGAGATGGAGGAGTTCCTTAAACTGATGAACCGTAAACCAAATTCACTTATTTTTGGAGATAAATAA
- a CDS encoding paraquat-inducible protein A encodes MIEIDEDKLIRCPICGAVNIDKGKENRCRRCDSAIYHHKRFSTERSWAYLITAMIAYIPANIYPMLITKQFGSEEGNTLLGGVVMLWEHGSYPIAMIIFVASILIPVLKFLVLIYLLISVKYPIGKDKKVNKHKLYYMTEVIGPWSMIDVFVVAILAALIHLANIEIIAGMAATAFALSVFFTLLAAHAFNERLIKGYQ; translated from the coding sequence GTGATAGAGATAGACGAAGACAAACTTATAAGATGCCCGATATGCGGGGCTGTGAATATAGATAAGGGGAAAGAGAACCGGTGTCGCCGTTGTGATTCTGCTATCTATCATCACAAACGTTTTAGTACAGAAAGATCCTGGGCATACCTTATCACTGCTATGATCGCCTATATACCTGCCAATATCTATCCTATGCTCATCACGAAACAGTTTGGTAGTGAGGAGGGCAATACACTCTTGGGCGGTGTTGTCATGCTATGGGAACATGGTTCCTACCCTATCGCTATGATCATCTTTGTTGCATCCATCCTGATACCTGTACTCAAGTTTCTTGTTTTGATTTATTTGTTGATTAGTGTAAAATACCCTATAGGGAAAGATAAGAAAGTCAATAAGCATAAACTGTATTATATGACAGAGGTCATAGGTCCATGGTCTATGATTGATGTTTTTGTGGTTGCTATACTTGCAGCACTCATTCATCTTGCCAACATCGAGATCATTGCGGGAATGGCAGCAACTGCTTTTGCACTCTCAGTATTTTTTACACTTTTAGCAGCACATGCTTTTAATGAACGTCTAATTAAGGGATATCAATAA
- a CDS encoding MFS transporter, with amino-acid sequence MKRINKNVIMLGWVSFFTDMASAMIMPILPIFVVVVLEEGMDKLGIIVAISTFASYALRLVSGYISDRYGIVKPLVVAGYAFSALSKPLIGLTQGYKTVAGLQVAERLGKGLRSAPKDVMIVQYSTARASGKTFGFHKMMDIAGELSGALLLFVLLWYFGQSETVMRNIFYATFLPGIIGLVIVAFFVRDVPKPISHREQSFTLTQNDKKTIGALFFYFLFLLFVFSPSFFTMQAKAVGIATAVIPLLFVVSSGVQTMSSYLFGILIDRFGVKRVLAFSYACGVASQGFLMLKSPFFTWIAYAFLGLFTVASLNANRAFIAQSATNKGSVYGVFYAGVALFGALGAYIAGLIWEHWNMQNALIYSLVGTLVMTLLFFLMKVRHEN; translated from the coding sequence ATGAAACGTATCAATAAAAATGTCATTATGCTGGGTTGGGTAAGTTTTTTTACCGATATGGCTTCTGCGATGATTATGCCCATTTTACCTATCTTTGTTGTAGTGGTCTTGGAGGAGGGGATGGACAAACTGGGTATTATCGTAGCGATATCTACTTTTGCCTCTTATGCGCTTCGTTTAGTATCGGGTTATATTTCCGACAGATATGGTATTGTCAAACCCTTGGTCGTGGCAGGATATGCTTTTTCTGCGTTGAGCAAGCCTCTGATAGGATTGACACAAGGGTATAAAACAGTAGCAGGTTTACAGGTAGCTGAGAGATTGGGGAAAGGGCTGCGTTCTGCGCCTAAAGATGTGATGATCGTTCAGTATAGTACAGCACGTGCATCGGGTAAAACCTTTGGTTTTCATAAGATGATGGATATCGCAGGAGAGTTGAGCGGTGCACTACTACTCTTTGTACTGCTTTGGTACTTTGGTCAGAGTGAAACGGTCATGCGTAATATCTTTTATGCTACTTTTCTCCCCGGTATCATAGGACTTGTGATCGTAGCATTTTTTGTACGTGATGTCCCTAAGCCGATCAGCCACCGCGAACAATCGTTTACATTGACACAGAATGACAAAAAAACGATCGGTGCACTGTTTTTTTATTTTTTATTTTTGCTTTTTGTTTTTAGTCCTTCTTTTTTTACGATGCAAGCTAAAGCGGTGGGCATTGCCACAGCTGTCATCCCTCTGCTCTTTGTTGTCTCTTCTGGAGTACAGACAATGAGCAGTTATCTTTTTGGTATACTCATTGATCGATTTGGTGTGAAACGTGTCTTGGCATTCTCTTATGCTTGTGGTGTAGCTTCTCAAGGATTTTTAATGCTTAAGAGTCCTTTTTTTACTTGGATCGCCTATGCTTTTCTGGGACTTTTCACCGTGGCTTCACTAAATGCAAACCGTGCGTTTATAGCACAGAGTGCAACCAATAAAGGCTCAGTCTATGGCGTTTTTTATGCAGGAGTAGCACTCTTTGGGGCATTAGGTGCATACATCGCAGGACTCATATGGGAACATTGGAATATGCAGAATGCATTGATATACTCTTTGGTGGGGACTTTAGTCATGACACTGTTGTTTTTTTTGATGAAGGTTCGTCATGAAAACTAA
- a CDS encoding PqiC family protein: protein MIKIKLLLTVWALLIVSGCALNNYYVLSTASQPKESYPYKSQIIGVEKVKVPKYLFKREIAVAKSSNHVIFLGGSAWAEDMDAGLTSRLISFLQKKFKQPGVYPYPWGVDGQPDIKINVQVSRFIAQEGTVYLDASWEARDMKTDKRVLKLFSTTFPTSMDAGSIVDAMDRAFAQLEEDVARGVREL from the coding sequence ATGATCAAAATTAAACTATTATTAACAGTGTGGGCTCTATTGATAGTAAGTGGCTGTGCCTTGAATAACTATTATGTCCTTTCAACAGCTTCACAACCTAAAGAGAGTTATCCTTACAAGTCTCAAATAATAGGGGTTGAGAAAGTGAAGGTACCCAAGTATCTTTTTAAAAGAGAGATCGCTGTTGCCAAATCATCAAACCATGTTATATTTTTAGGGGGCTCAGCATGGGCCGAAGATATGGATGCCGGATTGACAAGCAGACTGATCTCCTTTTTGCAAAAAAAGTTCAAACAACCCGGTGTGTACCCATATCCTTGGGGTGTTGATGGTCAGCCCGACATCAAAATAAACGTGCAAGTATCACGTTTTATTGCCCAAGAAGGTACGGTTTATCTTGATGCAAGCTGGGAAGCAAGAGATATGAAAACAGACAAAAGGGTACTTAAATTATTTAGTACAACTTTCCCAACAAGTATGGATGCTGGCAGTATAGTAGATGCTATGGACAGAGCATTTGCACAGCTGGAAGAAGATGTAGCTAGAGGAGTCAGGGAACTTTAG